One genomic region from Stackebrandtia nassauensis DSM 44728 encodes:
- a CDS encoding glycoside hydrolase family 15 protein: protein MPRKVEDYALLGDTQTAALVGRDGSVDWLCLPRFDSPACFAALLDDETAGCWQLGPADGGDADRRRYRGDTLILESEWDTSQGTVRVIDFMPPRGEAADVVRIVEGLSGSVPMRMTLRLRFDYGSVVPWVRHDSGDLAAVAGPDAVWLNTPVSLHGANMASTAEFTVAEGQRIPFVLTYQDSHKPRPRPVVPEVALEETASFWEEWLDQIDYQGKWQPEVRRALVHLKALTYQPTGGIMAAATTSLPEQLGGPRNWDYRFCWLRDAAFTLQALLGTGYVDEAAAWREWLLRAIAGGPSDLQIMYALDGTRRIPEYTLDWLSGYEGSTPVRVGNAASEQLQLDVWGEVLDCMHQAREAGLAATEAGWDLQRALLEFLEDNWREPDNGLWEIRGPRRHFTHSKIMAWAGFDRAVTAVEKFGLPGEAKRWRGLCDRIHAEVCEQGFDAERGTFTQFYGSRGLDAALLLIPRVGFLPWDDPRVAGTVEAVQRELCVDGLLLRYRPQEDGNVDGLPGDEGAFLACSFWLVDALHGMGKRAEAHELFERLLDLRNDVGMLAEQYDTRLGRQLGNTPQAFSLVGLVNSARQLSGSATRTSASGSQQDTD, encoded by the coding sequence ATGCCGCGCAAGGTCGAGGACTACGCACTGCTGGGCGACACCCAGACCGCGGCGCTGGTGGGCCGGGACGGCTCCGTCGACTGGCTGTGCCTGCCGCGGTTCGACTCGCCCGCGTGTTTCGCGGCGCTGCTTGACGACGAGACCGCCGGATGCTGGCAGCTGGGCCCCGCCGACGGGGGCGACGCCGACCGGCGCCGGTACCGGGGCGACACCCTGATCCTGGAGTCCGAATGGGATACATCACAGGGGACGGTCCGCGTCATCGACTTCATGCCGCCGCGCGGCGAGGCCGCCGACGTGGTGCGCATCGTGGAGGGACTGTCGGGTTCGGTGCCGATGCGGATGACGCTGCGGCTGCGGTTCGACTACGGCAGCGTGGTCCCGTGGGTGCGGCACGACAGCGGTGACCTCGCCGCGGTCGCCGGGCCGGACGCGGTGTGGCTGAACACGCCGGTGTCGCTGCACGGGGCGAACATGGCCTCCACCGCCGAGTTCACGGTCGCGGAGGGACAGCGGATCCCGTTCGTGCTGACCTACCAGGACTCGCACAAACCGCGCCCGCGTCCGGTGGTGCCGGAGGTCGCGCTGGAGGAGACCGCCTCCTTCTGGGAGGAATGGCTGGACCAGATCGACTACCAGGGCAAGTGGCAACCGGAGGTGCGGCGCGCGCTCGTGCACCTCAAGGCGCTGACCTATCAGCCGACCGGCGGCATCATGGCCGCCGCGACGACCTCGCTGCCGGAACAACTCGGCGGGCCCCGCAACTGGGACTACCGGTTCTGCTGGCTGCGCGACGCCGCCTTCACCCTGCAGGCGTTGCTGGGCACCGGATACGTGGACGAGGCCGCGGCCTGGCGGGAATGGTTGCTGCGGGCCATCGCCGGCGGCCCATCGGACCTTCAGATCATGTACGCCCTCGACGGCACCCGCCGGATCCCGGAGTACACCCTGGACTGGCTGAGCGGCTACGAGGGCTCGACCCCGGTGCGGGTCGGCAACGCCGCCTCCGAACAGCTTCAGCTCGACGTGTGGGGCGAGGTGCTGGACTGCATGCACCAGGCCCGTGAGGCGGGGCTGGCCGCCACCGAGGCGGGCTGGGACCTGCAACGGGCGCTGCTGGAGTTCCTCGAGGACAACTGGCGCGAACCCGACAACGGGCTGTGGGAGATACGCGGCCCGCGTCGGCATTTCACGCACTCCAAGATCATGGCGTGGGCGGGCTTCGACCGCGCGGTCACCGCCGTGGAGAAGTTCGGACTGCCCGGCGAGGCCAAACGGTGGCGCGGCCTGTGCGACCGGATCCACGCCGAGGTCTGCGAACAGGGCTTCGACGCCGAGCGGGGCACGTTCACGCAGTTCTACGGATCCCGCGGCCTGGACGCGGCGCTGCTGCTGATCCCGCGGGTGGGGTTCCTGCCCTGGGACGACCCGAGGGTGGCCGGGACGGTCGAGGCCGTGCAGCGGGAACTGTGCGTCGACGGGCTGCTGCTGCGGTACCGGCCGCAGGAGGACGGCAACGTCGACGGGCTCCCCGGCGACGAGGGCGCCTTCCTGGCGTGCAGCTTCTGGCTGGTGGACGCCTTGCACGGCATGGGAAAGCGGGCCGAGGCCCACGAGCTGTTCGAGCGGTTGCTCGACCTGCGCAACGACGTCGGCATGCTCGCCGAGCAGTACGACACCCGGCTGGGCAGGCAGCTGGGGAACACGCCGCAGGCGTTCAGCCTGGTCGGCCTGGTCAACTCCGCGCGCCAGCTCAGTGGCAGCGCGACCCGCACCTCCGCGTCCGGAAGCCAGCAGGACACCGACTGA
- a CDS encoding EamA family transporter: protein MKYALLIIAAAALQATGNGLLTGNIDGSESIVLSFCAFGSSAIIFGLLNQRRRLTSTAAPPPGNVRVPLLLMNIATALAFIGLYWSYSMFPAPLASATGIAIGPLSVSLIDRLTGGSRRSNGELVVGAVSLGLVLAVASRSISLGTVALDGAFVLGFGIAIAAGALFACIPILSHRLGTTGVGPVRILAHRYHLTYIAAFAILMATPHAAMDTITGPRLPFIACVALIGVALPIFLLQLSMKHVQPVFLALIFSIQPSLTYLAAVVATELRFDAISFVLINASLCVAFGGPLLLHRRERARRARPALRPTTTTTA from the coding sequence ATGAAGTACGCCCTCCTCATCATCGCGGCGGCCGCCCTGCAGGCCACCGGCAACGGCCTGCTGACCGGCAACATCGACGGTTCCGAGAGCATCGTGCTGTCGTTCTGCGCCTTCGGTTCCTCGGCGATCATCTTCGGTCTGCTCAACCAGCGCCGCCGCCTCACCAGCACCGCGGCCCCGCCGCCCGGCAACGTCCGGGTGCCGCTGCTGCTGATGAACATCGCCACCGCCCTGGCCTTCATCGGCCTGTACTGGTCCTACTCGATGTTCCCGGCCCCGCTGGCCTCGGCGACCGGGATCGCGATCGGGCCGCTGTCGGTGTCGCTCATCGACCGGCTGACCGGCGGCTCCCGCCGCTCCAACGGCGAACTGGTCGTCGGCGCGGTCTCGCTCGGTCTGGTCCTGGCGGTGGCCAGTCGCTCCATCTCGCTGGGAACCGTCGCGCTGGACGGCGCGTTCGTGCTGGGCTTCGGCATCGCCATCGCCGCCGGGGCGCTGTTCGCCTGCATCCCGATCCTGTCCCACCGGCTGGGCACCACGGGCGTGGGACCGGTGCGGATCCTGGCGCACCGCTACCACCTGACCTACATCGCGGCCTTCGCGATCCTCATGGCCACACCGCATGCCGCGATGGACACGATCACCGGCCCGCGGCTGCCGTTCATCGCGTGCGTCGCGCTGATCGGCGTCGCGCTGCCGATCTTCCTGCTGCAACTGAGCATGAAGCACGTCCAGCCGGTGTTCCTGGCGCTGATCTTCTCGATCCAGCCCAGCCTCACCTATCTGGCGGCGGTCGTGGCCACCGAGCTGCGGTTCGACGCGATCTCGTTCGTGCTCATCAACGCGAGCCTGTGCGTCGCCTTCGGCGGACCGCTGCTGCTGCACCGGCGGGAACGGGCCCGCCGGGCACGTCCGGCACTGCGACCCACTACCACGACGACGGCCTGA
- a CDS encoding ATP-grasp domain-containing protein → MSTVHVYQPELRHFCDSGLFAAEDEIPHESFTDTTQTLKRLRVHAVLAGGELGVTLSEELAAALALPHNELSRTRARRDKFAMARTLRRHGIPVARTERISGLGELGPALRRIGRWPIVVKPVGSAASDGVTVCRSESRLREAVAGLLNTRNLMDQQNTSVLLQEYLDGPQYSIDSVSRNGRHLPCAVTVHRFEDVDGFPLWRGRRSLTRLDAAEHGIVDYTLRCLDALGITDSASNAEVRLTANGPRLVEVNARLGGPALPTDLFFRAFGYSPATLLADSILDNESFTGRLGRPYAPKRCMATVALVPPADGIVRAMPGLDAIRDLPTFHSLAKLPAVGSVIENRLLNLANGGVACFIDEDPDAVAVDVEQLHRIEAESRLFVMDTAP, encoded by the coding sequence GTGTCAACGGTTCACGTGTACCAGCCGGAGCTTCGGCACTTCTGCGACTCCGGTCTGTTCGCGGCCGAGGACGAGATTCCGCACGAGTCCTTCACCGACACCACCCAGACCCTCAAGCGACTGCGGGTCCACGCGGTGCTGGCGGGCGGGGAACTGGGCGTGACCCTCTCGGAGGAACTCGCCGCCGCCCTGGCCCTCCCCCACAACGAGCTCTCCCGGACCCGGGCGCGACGCGACAAGTTCGCCATGGCCCGAACCCTGCGGCGACACGGCATCCCGGTCGCGCGAACCGAACGGATCAGCGGCCTCGGCGAACTGGGCCCGGCGCTGCGGCGCATCGGCCGGTGGCCGATCGTGGTGAAACCCGTCGGCAGCGCCGCCAGCGACGGGGTCACCGTCTGCCGCTCGGAGTCGCGGCTGCGCGAAGCCGTCGCGGGCCTTCTCAACACCCGCAACCTGATGGACCAGCAGAACACCTCGGTCCTGTTGCAGGAGTACCTCGACGGTCCACAGTATAGTATCGATTCCGTCTCCCGGAACGGCCGTCATCTGCCGTGCGCCGTCACCGTCCACCGGTTCGAGGACGTGGATGGTTTCCCGCTGTGGCGCGGTCGCCGCAGCCTGACCCGGCTCGACGCGGCCGAGCACGGCATCGTCGACTACACGCTGCGCTGCCTGGACGCCCTGGGCATCACGGATTCCGCCTCGAACGCCGAAGTCCGGCTGACCGCGAACGGACCCCGGCTGGTGGAGGTGAACGCCCGGCTCGGCGGCCCGGCGTTGCCCACCGACCTGTTCTTCCGCGCCTTCGGGTACAGCCCCGCCACCCTGCTCGCCGACTCCATACTCGACAACGAGAGTTTCACCGGCCGTCTCGGCCGCCCCTACGCGCCCAAACGCTGCATGGCCACCGTGGCACTGGTCCCCCCGGCCGACGGTATCGTCCGAGCCATGCCCGGTCTGGACGCCATCCGCGACCTGCCCACCTTCCACAGTCTCGCGAAACTTCCCGCCGTCGGTTCCGTCATCGAGAACCGGCTGCTCAACCTGGCCAACGGCGGCGTCGCCTGTTTCATCGACGAGGACCCCGACGCGGTGGCCGTCGACGTCGAACAACTCCACCGGATCGAAGCGGAGTCCCGACTGTTCGTCATGGACACCGCCCCATGA
- a CDS encoding DeoR/GlpR family DNA-binding transcription regulator, with protein sequence MYAEERQQEILRRARAAGRVDVVTLAEALGVTAETVRRDLTVLERAGVVRRVHGGAIPIERIGFERAVATRDTVLTAEKERIAKAAVAEIPEDGAIILDAGTTTARLAQLIPTDRELTVVVNSPVLAATLGPNPNLTVLLLGGRVRGKTLATVDDWALRPLENLHVDVAFMGTNGCTIDRGLTTPDQAEAAAKRAMIAAARRVVVLADHTKVGTDHFARFGTMSDVDVIITDTGLDPELGAELDEAGIRVVQA encoded by the coding sequence ATGTATGCGGAGGAACGTCAGCAGGAGATCCTGCGGCGGGCGCGCGCGGCAGGCCGGGTGGACGTCGTCACCCTCGCCGAGGCTCTCGGCGTGACCGCCGAGACCGTGCGCCGGGACCTCACCGTCTTGGAACGCGCCGGGGTCGTCCGCCGAGTCCATGGTGGCGCCATCCCGATCGAGCGGATCGGTTTCGAGCGCGCGGTCGCCACCCGCGACACCGTGCTGACCGCCGAGAAGGAACGCATCGCCAAGGCCGCGGTGGCCGAGATCCCCGAGGACGGGGCCATCATCCTGGACGCGGGCACGACCACCGCGCGACTGGCGCAGCTGATCCCGACCGACCGTGAGCTGACCGTGGTGGTCAACTCGCCGGTGCTGGCCGCGACCCTGGGCCCCAACCCGAACCTGACCGTGCTGTTGCTCGGCGGCCGGGTGCGGGGCAAGACCCTGGCCACCGTCGACGACTGGGCGCTGCGTCCACTGGAGAACCTGCACGTGGACGTGGCCTTCATGGGCACCAACGGCTGCACCATCGACCGGGGTCTGACGACTCCGGACCAGGCCGAGGCCGCCGCGAAGCGGGCCATGATCGCCGCCGCACGGCGGGTCGTGGTGCTGGCCGACCACACCAAGGTCGGCACCGACCACTTCGCCCGGTTCGGAACCATGTCCGATGTGGACGTCATCATCACCGACACCGGTCTGGACCCCGAACTGGGAGCCGAACTGGACGAAGCCGGAATCCGTGTGGTGCAGGCATGA
- the pfkB gene encoding 1-phosphofructokinase: MIVTVTLNPSVDRTLEIETLTHGRVNRAAHTHLDPGGKGVNVSRALVANGVDTRAILPCGGDEGDQLVRLLRGEGVRLTAVPIDGRTRSNVTLVEPDGTVTKINESGPELAETELTVVAATVRAAAEDAEWVVVSGTVPPGVTPEAFTEFCGELVSGGAKLAVDTSGEPLRAAARAGAALVKPNRHELSDVTGVALDSVTDVVNAAETLRRWGAGSVLASLGSKGAVLVDADGVLIGEPPSVVTRSAVGAGDAMLAGFLAAGAAGAKALTEALAWGSAAASLPGSRMPFPADLNRHGVRISPGDLTPLSHMDS, translated from the coding sequence ATGATCGTCACGGTGACTCTCAACCCCAGTGTCGACCGGACACTGGAGATAGAGACCCTGACCCACGGCCGGGTCAACCGTGCCGCGCACACCCACCTGGACCCGGGCGGCAAGGGCGTCAACGTATCCCGGGCCCTGGTGGCCAACGGCGTCGACACCCGCGCCATCCTGCCCTGCGGCGGCGACGAGGGTGACCAGCTGGTGCGGCTGCTGCGTGGCGAGGGCGTCCGGCTGACCGCCGTGCCGATCGACGGCCGCACCAGGTCCAACGTGACGCTGGTGGAACCGGACGGCACCGTCACCAAGATCAACGAATCCGGACCCGAACTCGCCGAAACCGAACTCACGGTCGTGGCCGCCACCGTGCGCGCCGCCGCCGAGGACGCCGAGTGGGTCGTCGTCAGCGGCACCGTGCCGCCGGGCGTCACCCCCGAGGCCTTCACCGAGTTCTGCGGCGAACTGGTGTCCGGCGGCGCGAAGCTCGCGGTCGACACCAGCGGCGAACCGCTGCGGGCCGCCGCGCGGGCCGGAGCCGCTCTCGTCAAACCCAACCGGCACGAACTGTCCGATGTCACCGGTGTCGCCCTCGACTCCGTGACCGATGTGGTCAACGCGGCCGAGACACTGCGCCGCTGGGGCGCGGGATCCGTCCTGGCCAGCCTCGGCTCCAAGGGCGCGGTGCTGGTCGACGCCGACGGTGTCCTCATCGGCGAACCGCCGAGCGTCGTCACCCGCTCCGCCGTCGGCGCCGGAGACGCCATGCTGGCGGGCTTCCTGGCCGCCGGCGCCGCCGGTGCCAAGGCGCTGACCGAGGCGCTGGCCTGGGGGTCGGCCGCCGCGAGTCTGCCGGGCAGCAGGATGCCCTTCCCGGCCGACCTGAACCGGCACGGCGTCCGCATCAGCCCCGGCGACCTCACCCCTCTATCTCATATGGACTCATAA
- a CDS encoding PTS mannitol transporter subunit IICB: MSNKIPAATDTSIKARIQRVGGHMAGMVMPNIGAFIAWGLITALFIPKGWIPNETMAALVDPMVKMLLPLLIAYTGGRMVHGHRGGVIGAVATVGIVVGADVPMFLGAMIMGPLAAYLMKLIDKPLESRIKPGFEMLVNNFSAGILGAGLAMLGLWGIGPVISKVTVFLGDQVKWLVEHNLLPLASLIVEPAKVLFLNNAINHGAFTPLGTVESKETGQSILFMIESNPGPGLGLLLAFLFFGPRKLRGSTPAAIAIQFLGGIHEIYFPYVLMKPRLILAVMAGGVTGVATFMITGVGLTSAPAPGSIFAFWLTSPPGNLVGMMTGVVLAAAASFAVAGLLLGFGRKADPADEAVAAVETAPTADTGAAVAIPAPATSPETDADRTEIAAELRVEDISKIVVACDAGMGSSVMLASQLRKQLKDHDVTVEHTPVDAIPADADVIICHEGLAERARSTAPGKPVIPIQVFLGDPAVTSLIATIKKGGVLNV; the protein is encoded by the coding sequence ATGTCGAACAAGATCCCCGCAGCGACGGACACCAGCATCAAAGCCAGAATCCAACGGGTCGGCGGCCATATGGCGGGAATGGTCATGCCGAACATCGGCGCCTTCATCGCCTGGGGCCTGATCACCGCCCTGTTCATCCCCAAGGGCTGGATCCCCAACGAGACCATGGCCGCACTCGTCGACCCGATGGTCAAGATGCTGCTGCCGCTGCTGATCGCCTACACCGGCGGCCGGATGGTGCACGGCCACCGCGGCGGCGTCATCGGCGCCGTGGCCACAGTGGGCATCGTCGTCGGTGCCGACGTGCCGATGTTCCTGGGCGCCATGATCATGGGCCCACTGGCCGCCTACCTGATGAAGCTGATCGACAAGCCGCTGGAGTCCCGGATCAAGCCCGGCTTCGAGATGCTGGTCAACAACTTCTCGGCCGGGATCCTCGGGGCGGGCCTGGCGATGCTCGGGTTGTGGGGCATCGGACCCGTCATCAGCAAGGTCACCGTGTTCCTGGGCGACCAGGTCAAATGGCTGGTGGAACACAACCTGCTGCCGCTGGCCTCGCTGATCGTGGAACCGGCCAAGGTCCTGTTCCTCAACAACGCCATCAACCACGGCGCGTTCACGCCGCTGGGCACCGTCGAGTCCAAGGAAACCGGACAGTCCATTCTGTTCATGATCGAGTCGAACCCCGGCCCGGGTCTCGGTCTGCTGCTGGCGTTCCTGTTCTTCGGCCCCCGCAAACTGCGCGGCAGCACCCCGGCCGCCATCGCCATCCAGTTCCTGGGCGGTATCCACGAGATCTACTTCCCGTACGTGCTCATGAAGCCGCGCCTGATCCTGGCCGTCATGGCCGGTGGCGTCACCGGCGTGGCCACCTTCATGATCACCGGCGTGGGCCTCACCTCGGCACCGGCGCCGGGCAGCATCTTCGCCTTCTGGCTGACCTCCCCGCCCGGAAACCTGGTCGGGATGATGACCGGAGTCGTGCTGGCCGCGGCGGCGTCCTTCGCGGTCGCCGGGCTGCTGCTGGGCTTCGGACGCAAGGCCGACCCCGCCGACGAGGCTGTTGCCGCCGTCGAGACGGCCCCCACCGCCGACACCGGTGCCGCGGTGGCGATCCCGGCCCCCGCCACCAGTCCCGAAACCGACGCCGACCGGACCGAGATCGCGGCGGAACTGCGGGTGGAGGACATCAGCAAGATCGTCGTCGCCTGCGACGCCGGAATGGGATCCAGCGTCATGCTGGCCAGCCAGCTGCGCAAACAACTGAAGGACCACGACGTCACCGTGGAACACACCCCGGTCGACGCGATCCCGGCCGACGCCGACGTGATCATCTGCCACGAGGGGCTGGCCGAACGGGCGCGATCCACGGCCCCCGGCAAACCGGTCATCCCGATCCAGGTGTTCCTCGGCGACCCGGCGGTGACCTCGCTGATCGCGACCATCAAGAAGGGCGGAGTCCTGAATGTCTGA
- a CDS encoding PTS sugar transporter subunit IIA — translation MSELLTENAVRLTETAADRDTAIRRCGEVLVEIGAATPDYVDAMLEREKSISTYVGEGVAIPHGTVASKSAITRDALAVLRFPDGVDWGGSEVRVCVAIAARGEGHVELLSALAEVLMDPDSAERLREATDAQTVLNLLESIGKDSAV, via the coding sequence ATGTCTGAGCTGCTGACCGAAAACGCCGTGCGGCTGACCGAGACCGCCGCCGACCGCGACACCGCGATCCGCCGCTGCGGCGAGGTCCTGGTCGAGATCGGCGCGGCGACACCGGACTACGTCGACGCGATGCTGGAGCGCGAGAAGTCCATCTCGACCTACGTGGGGGAGGGCGTGGCGATACCGCACGGCACCGTCGCGTCCAAGTCCGCGATCACCCGGGACGCGCTGGCGGTGCTGCGGTTCCCCGACGGCGTCGACTGGGGCGGGTCCGAGGTCAGGGTGTGCGTGGCGATCGCCGCGCGCGGCGAGGGACACGTCGAGCTGTTGTCGGCGCTGGCCGAGGTCCTGATGGACCCCGACTCGGCCGAGCGGCTGCGCGAGGCGACCGACGCCCAGACGGTGCTCAACCTGTTGGAATCCATAGGAAAGGACAGTGCGGTATGA
- a CDS encoding zinc-dependent dehydrogenase, with protein sequence MKVVRFHAPGNVAIEDAPAPSPGPGEVLLRVGACSTCGTDVKISRFGHHHIVPPRVMGHEIAGEIAELGDGVADWAVGDRVQVIAAIPCGQCEICKAGRMTVCPNQESMGYHYDGGFASHVVVPAKVLAVDGLNRIPEELSFAEASVAEPLACVLNGQELARVGVGDDVLVIGSGPIGCLHVRLARARGASRVFLADLSRKRLDLAAGIVSPDATICSGDTDLVEAVAELTGGRGIDVAIVAAASGAAQEQALLTAARGGRVSLFGGLPKDNPVISLDANLVHYRELTVVGANGSSPAHNAEALRLIASGAVNVADLITHRLPLDRAIEAFDIVAGGEAIKVTIEP encoded by the coding sequence ATGAAGGTGGTTCGGTTCCACGCGCCCGGCAATGTGGCCATTGAGGATGCCCCGGCGCCCTCGCCCGGCCCCGGCGAGGTACTGCTTCGGGTCGGCGCCTGCTCCACCTGCGGCACCGACGTCAAGATCTCCCGGTTCGGGCACCACCACATCGTCCCGCCCCGCGTCATGGGGCACGAGATCGCCGGTGAGATCGCCGAACTCGGCGACGGCGTCGCCGACTGGGCGGTCGGCGACCGGGTCCAGGTCATCGCCGCGATCCCGTGTGGACAGTGCGAGATCTGCAAGGCGGGCCGGATGACGGTGTGCCCCAACCAGGAGTCCATGGGATACCACTACGACGGCGGCTTCGCCAGCCACGTGGTGGTACCGGCCAAGGTGCTCGCCGTCGACGGCCTCAACCGGATCCCGGAGGAGCTGAGCTTCGCCGAGGCGTCGGTGGCCGAACCGCTCGCGTGTGTCCTCAACGGACAGGAACTGGCGCGGGTGGGTGTCGGCGACGATGTCCTGGTCATCGGCTCCGGCCCGATCGGTTGCCTGCACGTCCGGCTGGCCCGGGCGCGCGGCGCGTCGCGGGTGTTCCTGGCCGACCTGAGCCGCAAACGGCTCGACCTGGCCGCCGGGATCGTCTCCCCGGACGCCACCATCTGCAGCGGCGACACCGACCTGGTCGAGGCCGTCGCCGAACTGACCGGCGGACGCGGCATCGACGTCGCCATCGTCGCCGCCGCCTCGGGTGCCGCCCAGGAACAGGCGCTGCTGACCGCGGCCCGCGGCGGCCGGGTGAGCCTGTTCGGCGGCCTGCCCAAGGACAACCCGGTCATCTCGCTGGACGCCAACCTGGTCCACTACCGCGAGCTGACGGTCGTGGGCGCCAACGGATCCTCCCCGGCGCACAACGCGGAAGCCCTGCGGCTCATCGCCTCGGGCGCCGTCAACGTCGCCGACCTGATCACCCACCGGCTGCCACTGGACCGCGCGATCGAAGCCTTCGACATCGTCGCAGGTGGAGAAGCCATCAAGGTCACCATCGAACCCTAG
- a CDS encoding HPr family phosphocarrier protein, whose product MATRTVTIGSSSGLHARPAKLFVEAASEQPVEVRISTAAKAAVPARSLLAVMALGAHQGTEVTLEADDGPEADSALDTLAALLARDLDAEPDNA is encoded by the coding sequence ATGGCCACCCGAACCGTCACCATTGGATCGTCCTCCGGTCTGCACGCGCGCCCGGCGAAGCTGTTCGTCGAAGCCGCGTCCGAACAGCCCGTCGAGGTCCGCATCAGCACGGCGGCCAAGGCCGCGGTACCGGCGCGCAGCCTGCTGGCCGTCATGGCGCTGGGCGCCCACCAGGGCACCGAGGTCACGTTGGAGGCCGACGACGGACCCGAGGCCGACTCCGCTTTGGACACCCTGGCCGCACTGCTGGCCCGGGACCTCGACGCGGAACCCGACAATGCCTGA